AGTATACTGAATGGTGACAGATGGGGTCAGCAAAGAACTCCTCAGTTTGGTCTGCTGATTCAGTgctcccacaggcagcaggaggaagctcAAAAAGGGAGGGCCTCCAGTGTCTGTTTCCGAAGCTGTAAATCATCTCCAACTGGAGATTAGCAGTTCcttgctgccttcctgcttttATGTTAGAAGAGCTGCACTGGCTGGACAAGTGAACAAGCTGTCTTGTTAGCTGCCTTTGTTTGGAGGCTGTGAAATATTGAGAAAGAGGGATTGATCAGAACTGTTCCAAGTTGGTGGAGCCCAGCTTGGTCCTTCCTTGCCATTCCTTCTCTTTGTGGTTTGCCCAATGTCCAAATACGAAGATGCTGAGCTACTTCTGCTGCCAGGGCTTCCCATCTGCTAAGAGCTCAGGAGGCCAACCCAAGTGCTGCTCTGAGCACTCAAAAAGCCTATGCTCCATTGTCTGCCCCTCCTTCTGTACCCCCAGCCCCTAAGACCTGTGGCGTTGTAGCCACAGAAAGACAACAGAGTGCAAGAAAATGCTTCACTGGGAAGGTTAGTAAGACTTAATTCAAGCAAGAAGTGAAGAGGATTAGTTATAAGCTGACTCAAAGCTTAGCTCTGTATAAGTGTCTTGTCTGTGTGGCAACAAGCCTTGCTGGCAGGACTGCTGCTGTTCCTTGTCTCCTTGTGCAGCTGCTCAGCCTGACATCTAGCCAGACTCAGCACAACCCAGTGGCTGTGGCAGGAGCCAGGACGGAGCAGTCTGGAGCAGGGTGTGCTCTCCTGAGCTCAGGAGGCTTGACACAATGCTAAAGATGTGTTAGTAGTGGGGGTGTTCATTTGAGATTGGCTCTAAACAACATTCCTCGTGTTTCAAGGGAAACTGATCTCAAACTTAACTCTGGGCCCTGTTGGCTCATTGCTACACAGCTAAATACGGGGGGAAGCACCATTAGAAACAGAACCACAggttttccaaaatgtttccaTCTCTTTCATACATGCCAGAGGGTGGCTGTGAGTCTAAATGAAACACAGCAGTAATTCATGCTGACAATCCAGTTGCAGTGTTCATATTACAGAGGCAATCCAGATGTTACAgggctgcattttaaaacaaccCATAAGCCAAACAAGCGGAGGAACCTTTCACTGACCTTGTGCTGACTGTTCCAGGATCAAATGTCGTCGCTGCGTGAATGGCCACCAGGTCCGGCCCCCTCCTGAAGGATCTGACTGTACCTCTGACCTATCCCAGTGGAACCACTGTGCTGACAAGCGGGGGCTGCAGGACTCTGTGCTGAAGGCTGCATGGGATGCTGCTGTCACGTTCACCTTTCATCACCACTCCCACGAGGAGCAGCGAGGGATTCCCTAACAGGTTACTGTCCCCTGTGGGGGCAAGGGCAGGCTGCTGTGGCAGTCCGCCCCACTTTAATCCCTTTCAAGGAAAGGGGCAGTGGATAGCAGTACATGCTTGTTTGTTGTGTGGCTGTGGGATAGCAGAACAGCATGGCTTCTGAGAGGCTGGAAGGCCCTTAGCACTGGTCAGTGTCTGCTGCAACAGTAATGAGTTCAGggctttttctctgctgctgtattttatgCCTGAGAAACAGCACAGTGGGAATAACTGAACCTTGTGCTCTTGATCACGGATTCAGTGCTGGTTCTCATGCTGGTGGTATACATCTTCTGCTCAAAGTCCTGCCTTCAGGTTTATGTTAAGCCTGCAGTTTTAGAGCATTCCGTGTGCAGTCATGGTTTTTTCACTGATAGCTATTACTTaaagctgcagagggaaaaacatGCAGGATCCATTTCTGCTATGAAATGTGAACCTTGGTGGTTATTCAGGAACAAAAGGGTCTGTAAAAATGCTCAGTTTTTATGTTGAGCATCTTGCCTGAAAGAACATGCAGGCAGTAGAAAATCAATTAAGGTCAATCCATTTCTAAAACCACTTGCTTCATTATGGGTGGGATCCCCAGATCTAGCAGagtgttttaatttattactaTCTAGTAATAAAATTCACACATATGGTACATGATGGGtcttaatgctatttttattacaaaaatgttacaaaacTATTCAAAACTCCTGAAAAGCGAGTGCAGATATGGAGTAGAGGCAAGAATTCTTTTCCCAGACACCTTGATAAATGACTGCAAATAATTATATACAAAGCAGCctgctgtttaattttcttatcaAGTACaattttccaaacaaaagcTCAAATATGGGAgctttatttagcttttttttacTCACTTTAAGTGGAGGGAGGAGTTCCTATttcaggaatcacagaatgacatccagaggtcccttctagCCACAGCCATTCTGTCCAACTCCCATGCTTCAAAAGCAGGGTAACGTAGATCGAGTTGCCAGGGTCCATGTCCAGATAGCTTCTGAGTGTTTTGAAAGACTGagatatttaatgaaatattggCTGAACGTACATGAAATTTGTACAAAAACTCTAGTGAAATAAATAACTGCTTGTCCAGAGATCTGCTGAATGTCACAGAAGCTTAGCTGATGTATCTATGCCACTTAAAGTCTACAACTGGAGGTGACAAACTGGAAATACAGCTGTGACACAAATGGCCACCTCTATCACTTCACTGTGGCACCTCTTCttcaacagaacagaaaagtgaCAAGACAACTGCACCCTGGTTGAACCATGGAAAGAAAACCCTACCTGTGTTGAGATAAGTCTTATTGGCTATAGACAGAACTGATCTGGTTCAAGCTGATTTGTCTTCTCCTGTGTCCATCACATGACACTGATGTAGTCAGCAAAGGCCTGGGAGGAGTCCCACGAGTCATTGACCACGCTGCAGACCGCTTTGAGACGCCGAAGTGCTTCTTGAGCTGTCTCAGCATCCTGATCCAGCCAATTTTGAAAGAGGCGGAGGTGGGTGAATTGAATCCGTCCCCCTCTCTGCTGGATGTGGCCTTCTAGCTTCTTGGTGAATTCCAGGAGCCCATCAGGTTTAATGCAGTTTGAGCTTTCcaggaaaaggaggacaaaaaaGTCATTAAGAGTCTAGGCTGTAATTTGAGCAGTTTAAATTACTTGCTCCCTCTAGTAATTACCCATGCAAGGATGTGAGGATGTTCCAATGTAAAATACAGCTTCCTTCTACACTATAAAGTAGGAATGATCCTTTAACGttagtttgaaaaataaacacagtagTGCAGGTAACTGCCTCTGTTTAGGGCCATTcaggctcaaaaaaaaacagcacttcaggttgaaaacaaagaagatgaaaggaaTGCAAAGGCAGTCATAGGATCTGAGAGGAGCAAGGACAGCACTCACTCCCTGTGTTGGGGTGGTGGGAACAGAGCTGTTCATGCTGATGCCTGTGAATAGATGTATATAGATAGATACATTAGTTCTAACCTTCAGAGCaaggaggggctgcagcagtcTCCCAGGGGAGCAAAAACTGAAAGCTGCTTTGAAGATGGAGCTTGATTCATTTATAAATGTGCAGTGCAACGCCTCAGGGAGTAAGTGTGGCCTGGCCTCAGAGACACTGGAGGCCCCGAGGTTCTAAGTGCCCATTCTCTAGCCACAGTGCAGCATTCTCTAAGCTTTTCTTGTGCACACCTTCCTTTGAGGAAGGAACAAAACCCTGCTTGGGCTTTTCCTGGACTTCCTGAAACAATAGGTACTGTGTGTTAAGAGCAGCAGAATACCTGACATCCAGCTGgcaaagagaagaggaggaatcttcagagaaaatgtcTGCTAGGGCAACCAGCCTGTGATTCCCTAGGAGGGGAGAAATGCAACTGTTAGATGTGAACTGGGAACTATCTCGAATATTTAAAGGGTTGTGGAGGTGGAATAACGCAGAAAGGTGGCTTTGAACATGCATTCATAGCACAAAGGATTCATCTTCAGTTTGTCCCCAAAAGTGAGTTCAAGCCCCAAAATGTATTCGAGGTGGTAGAAAGGTCTGCTGATGGGACAGGTTGTTTTACtagaaaaaatcctgttttttgttttgcaagttaAAATTCAGCTTCGTTTTGAAACAGCCAAAAGCAGAGGCTTAAATACAAACCTTGGCAATTAAGTGCATTTCAGGTGCTCCCAagctttcctgttttatttcattaaaagatCAGCAAACAGAATTTTTGGTGGACTTAAAATTCATATCTCAGACATTTCTACTTGGTCTGTAATCCATAAAGGCAATTACTGCTCTAAGTTTGGTTCCACTTCTTTAAAACAACCCCTTCCTTTACTAGTTCCAACCCCTTCCTTTACTAGTTCCTACCCCTCCAGTGCCTAACAAgagtttttaaatcttttaaggCCCAAAATGCCTAAACTTGGGTAATATCTGGGCCTCTGGATGAAAAGTAGTGCATCTGCTGCTGTATCCGTTCCTGTCAGAGGCTGAAGCAGATCAGCATTCAGTTGAATCTGAACTCCTGCTGGTACTTGCTTTAGCTACAGAGAACAGCAACTGTTATGTCCCTCTAGCACCAAGACTCCTGGTACATTGCTGAACACAACTGAAATTCTGCCTCTAAAAAAAATTTACTCAGCTCCATCATTTTATGAGCTAACAGTGACTAAACTGACTCTGCACACGCATATGTTAAGTTTGGTCCTAACTCCAACCCTGAAGCTACCTTCAGGAGAGCTAGCCCAAGATCAAGACCAACATCCATGATACACACCAAGGCGATTCCCAGGCAGTCTGAGGCTCTTCAAAGATGAATTTCTCTTCACTGTATTGATTATTTCTGTCAAAAACTCAGTAGTGCAGCTTTCAAACAGCCGGCAGAAAGAGAATGTGATTTCTACAGAAGAAATGGATTGACAGTACACGTTAGTAACCCCCTGCGTGCTTCATTATTCCTTAATTACATCTCGCATATAGCTCCATGTGCGAGAACAAAGCTTCCCTGGCAGCAGACCACACGTGACATCACTGCTGTTCTGTCACATGAAGACAGCAGTCATTGCACCAGGGAGATGGCTTTGCCAGCTGACCCAGTTTAAAGGCTGATGTCTTCTGCAggttaaaaaccttttttttataGCTAAGACCTCTTTGCAGCACAGGCTAACTGCAGCTGATCctctctgccctgctggcaCATAGAACCCAACACATTCCCACTCTGCCAGCATCTATGGCTCTGCCCCGGCACACTGACATTTGGCTAAACCTTCTGAAGGTCATCTCTCAAACATCAGCCAGCCAGCCAAAACAGCCAGCTGTGGCACCAACAACGCCCAGGAGTTTGCTGTACCTTGCAAGATGGGATCctgaagcaaaagcagaacTTCTTTCTGGTGGTCAGCCAGGTTCACATCATGAAAGCTCAGCTTCTTCAAGCTTGGATTGcactctgaaagcaaaacaagttcTCAGGTAAAGTACTGTAGGGCTTTAGGATAAAAAGAACCTGACCCAACTACCAGCTAACACCCCCAAACTAGACGGTGGATAAACTGCTGGATTGTggataattaaaaagaaaccatcCTGTTGTGCAGAGCATTCATGAGCTCAGCACAGAAAATGGGACAGCTGACACCCATTGCCTTTTCTCAGGTGACTCCAAGGACGTTCACACTGAAGCCTGTTCCATGCTAAAAAAGACTAGTAAAACAGGCATGGCAAAAGCCCAGAGTTTACCTACAGGAGGTTCAGGTACCTGAGTGCCTCAGGACTGCTCCCAGATGTGCCCTAGCAGTTTGTGAGCAGAGTCCCATAAATGCAGCGGAACTGCTCCCAGACCAAAGCTTCACCCAGCAGAACTACCAAGAGGTACCTGCATCAGGCTCTGGCAGAGTCTGAGCCAACTAAAAAGCAAGCAGTCACTCCTAGGATGGAAGATCACAGCAAGAAGCTACTCCGTGTCACAGTTACGCTACCTGCAGGTTAGCAGAGTACCTTTAAGTGCCTGCAAAAGGAGCCCGAGCTCCTGGGAAGACGGCAGTGTGGCGCTGTCAAGGGACAACTGCTGGAGGGACTTTGATGCCTTAAGCACTGGCAGCAGGAGCGTGGTGTGCAGATGTTCCCTGGGGAATCGgatctccagctgctccaggcagctctctgaggcaagaaaaacaaacaacaatgaaaGAACTTGGTCTGGAGTACCTGTCTTCAATGTAGCTAGGTCCTGGAGCAACCAAGAATCTGCGTGCTTGATGTGTCTTGTTTAGTTAGGTTggtaaaaaaagtatttatgcGAAGCACCTGGCCCCACAGCACCATATGGCAACTCAGGCCTGTGGTAATAGAAATCCCTTATTTCAAGAGTCCTACAAGACCACAGGGTCACCAATTCCTCCTGTGTTCTGGCAGTGAAACAATCCTTGAGAAAAGGCCACCCTTTATGCACAAACCTGTCAGTGTCTTCCCAGACCACGACCCTCTGCTGACCCCACTCCGTACTGACTCAGGCGTTCGTTACGAATCCCCTGTTTGTTCAAGAGCTAATAAGGGAGATGAGAGACCTGTGAGCTGAGAGCACCCTGCTACGGCTCCCAGACTAACTCAGAAGCTCGCACAGCACTCTGCCATCTCCTCTGGTACTGTCATCATCAAGAGAAGCTTTCCCTCTTAAAAGTCTAAGGCTTGGAGCCTCGCAATCAGTGGCAGAGCAGAAGCTCCTGAACAATTTAGAGATCTGGTGGGATACGCGCCATGTGGGCTGCGTGGATGGTCACTGCTAGGCAGGTTGGGTCTGGTCTTGTACAAAGCTGACGTTGTGGCAGGCTGGCATGGCATTAAGGTGCTTTGTCCAAAGCTCTGGCTCCACAAAGAGCAACAGAGACTGGAAATGACAGAGTGCACACCACCACCTGAATCAGGAAGGTGGGGCTGTAATCACTTAATTACATGCCACTGTGACAATGCAGAGCTCAATTCTTGTGTGCCAAGACAACTCCTATCTGCCTGCCACATCCTGTGCATTGCTCAGAATCTGTTTCCTACCTGGGATTTCTGCATCACTGCAGCTTGGATTCTCCTCTGGCCCGTTCCCCTCCAGCTGGTTTTTGAGGTCGAAGCTGACCGAGAGCGTGTGGAGCTGGGGAAAGGCGCTCAGGATGCAGCGAACAAGCTCCATGCAGGGCATGTGGGAGAAGACGTCGCTCACACGCACCACGTGGAGGTGGCAGTCTGGGTGTCGGGAGAGGGCCCGGAGCCCCGAGAGGATGCAGAAGATGTTCGCTCCCAGGCCTGGAACAGCATTTGTACAGAGAGGAGTTAGATGTGCCTGTGCAGAGGCACCACGCTCGCTCAGCTGCAGCTACACAACAGCAGAGCTTTCagcttggtttgctcagccaAGCAACTGCAGTCAAAGACTAAACTCACAAACTGCCAGAGAAGGTTCCTCCTATGCACACATTAAGTTACAGCACCGACTGTATATATACAGGAGACGGAGACCTGgttcctcccttctcccctctgAATGGTCTTTCAGCTCAAGGCCATGGGCTGTTCTGGGACAGAAGGGCCCCGTTCTCTCTTGCTGGCTTTGTACAGCTGTTTGCTGGAATACAACAGCACGCAGACTTCCAGTTCTGGGACCTTTACAACTGCCTAACACACTAACCCAGGGCTATACAGATCTCAGGCTCTGGTAAGAGTAAAAAGGAGTGTTTTGCCTGGAGTTGTCACTGTGTATGTCCCACCTGGCTGCAGGACATCCAGttttttgctgtgctgtgtctCCCAGGTAgacaggaaggcaggaggatgCAAGGCCAAAACTTAACATTGCCTCCTGCTGGTAAAAATTAATCCAGGAGTCTTTTACCAAGTCATAAGTAAAGGGGAAAATCTATATTGCAGGAATGGACCCAAATAACTTCTAAGCTACAGAATTGTGCAGTTAGTGTTTGGCTTTTAAGTGGTTGGCTCTGGTCTTTTACACAGAGCAACACTCGTAGATGCAAACCCAGTAAATGACAGGTTCCTGTCCCGGCCAGTGGACATACAAAATCatcacagctctgctctccccagtTCAATACCCTCAGAGCTTCCTGCGCTTCACTCACTGCATATTACCATCTTCCATTATCAGTCCCCCATCCTGTCACCTTTCCCACCGTGAAGGGTTTGCACCCACATGAAAACCTGCTTAGCACAGATTCCTTTGAACACGGGAATCCACCACCCTGGAAAAACTGCCAGGCTCAGGGCCCGCCTCACTTCCCCACCAGGAAGGTGGAGCTGGTATGTTACCAGCCTTCGGCTcgtcttctgttttgtttcctggcCACCCCGTCTGCCCTTGTGATCCTCCTGGGCTTACTTTGCATCTCTCCTTTCCTCACCCCTGACATGCTATGTTTTTGCAGTTCCATGTTTTCACCTCAGCACCATTTTCTTTGACAAACAAAGGCTCCTCTCTTATTCCTGGCTTTCCTCTTGCCTTCAGGCAAGTCCTCCCTCTCATTAAGCTTCTCTACCAATGCCATTCTCAAGATTGGGAACCAATACTGCGCATTCCACTGCAAGTAAGATCAAGGTAAACCTGAGCAGTAAGTCAGACCATTAGACCGCAGCTGGAAGGAAGCATCCTGTCCACACCACTAACCGTTGTAGGACAGAACCAGGTTTTCTAAAGACACCCAGGAGCTTAGCAGGTTACTCAGAGTCCGACACGTGTCCCCAGTCAAAGGAATGGAGAACAATTCAAGCGTGGACACACTTCGGAAGCGGTGAGCAGCTTTCATAGAAAAGATTCCAGCAGATCCTCCCCTTTTCTTACAGCCAGCATTGCCAGAGCACAGAGATCCAGTGGAGGAACTAGTCCAGTTACCAGTGTTTTCTCCATCTGTGATGCTGTTTTTGTCAAGTAGTCCTGAATTGTCTTCTCTagcaacagtgaaaacaaaatcaaacaggTCATCCAGGTCAGCACACGGTCCTCTGCTGCGTCTGAGGCAGCGGCGTTTCTTCCCTACCGCAGATTTCAGCCGTCTGCGTGACTTCCGAAGGACTGGGCGACAGGACAGTTGTTCAGAACAGCAAGGGCGAGAAGACCCTCCTTGAACGATGGTGTGGTCACAGGACACCTTGCTGCTTGCCTCCTCACACGCTTGGTTTTGCAGAGGCCTCTCCGGACTGAGCTGTCCAGAGTTCTGGCCAGGGCCAGCCCCCCGTCCGTTCACCTCCGCCTGC
This portion of the Oxyura jamaicensis isolate SHBP4307 breed ruddy duck chromosome 8, BPBGC_Ojam_1.0, whole genome shotgun sequence genome encodes:
- the LRRC41 gene encoding leucine-rich repeat-containing protein 41 isoform X2, with the protein product MAASSFPSQNGGGAARPRPKMAAQRGAMAAEGPSSLLALSAAAVSRSMAALEPDVWALPGHLLRGLLPLLSVFRLERAEAAARRAGLSTQPVWRKLWDDVMKTRPPNSENITCWRKKFLETFFSNVLHGVLDVSSDWRLNDRHFSPLLHSSPHVTQLTLCNMLQGAVELAAEHNQKVLENLASSLRILKFQHLLSSDQSIRRSLVLLLHRLIHHGSVSQVSVYSWPVPDTVLLVLILSMSAGFWRSGNALAYHSSPCGLCREEGNNESQKSTREQPEREWSGGENLKGSCRALKEADVQAEVNGRGAGPGQNSGQLSPERPLQNQACEEASSKVSCDHTIVQGGSSRPCCSEQLSCRPVLRKSRRRLKSAVGKKRRCLRRSRGPCADLDDLFDFVFTVAREDNSGLLDKNSITDGENTGNWTSSSTGSLCSGNAGCKKRGGSAGIFSMKAAHRFRSVSTLELFSIPLTGDTCRTLSNLLSSWVSLENLVLSYNGLGANIFCILSGLRALSRHPDCHLHVVRVSDVFSHMPCMELVRCILSAFPQLHTLSVSFDLKNQLEGNGPEENPSCSDAEIPECNPSLKKLSFHDVNLADHQKEVLLLLQDPILQEITFSFCRLFESCTTEFLTEIINTVKRNSSLKSLRLPGNRLGNHRLVALADIFSEDSSSSLCQLDVSSNCIKPDGLLEFTKKLEGHIQQRGGRIQFTHLRLFQNWLDQDAETAQEALRRLKAVCSVVNDSWDSSQAFADYISVM
- the LRRC41 gene encoding leucine-rich repeat-containing protein 41 isoform X1; translated protein: MAASSFPSQNGGGAARPRPKMAAQRGAMAAEGPSSLLALSAAAVSRSMAALEPDVWALPGHLLRGLLPLLSVFRLERAEAAARRAGLSTQPVWRKLWDDVMKTRPPNSENITCWRKKFLETFFSNVLHGVLDVSSDWRLNDRHFSPLLHSSPHVTQLTLCNMLQGAVELAAEHNQKVLENLASSLRILKFQHLLSSDQSIRRSLVLLLHRLIHHGSVSQVSVYSWPVPDTVLLVLILSMSAGFWRSGNALAYHSSPCGLCREEGNNESQKSTREQPEREWSGGENLKGSCRALKEADVQAEVNGRGAGPGQNSGQLSPERPLQNQACEEASSKVSCDHTIVQGGSSRPCCSEQLSCRPVLRKSRRRLKSAVGKKRRCLRRSRGPCADLDDLFDFVFTVAREDNSGLLDKNSITDGENTGNWTSSSTGSLCSGNAGCKKRGGSAGIFSMKAAHRFRSVSTLELFSIPLTGDTCRTLSNLLSSWVSLENLVLSYNGLGANIFCILSGLRALSRHPDCHLHVVRVSDVFSHMPCMELVRCILSAFPQLHTLSVSFDLKNQLEGNGPEENPSCSDAEIPESCLEQLEIRFPREHLHTTLLLPVLKASKSLQQLSLDSATLPSSQELGLLLQALKECNPSLKKLSFHDVNLADHQKEVLLLLQDPILQEITFSFCRLFESCTTEFLTEIINTVKRNSSLKSLRLPGNRLGNHRLVALADIFSEDSSSSLCQLDVSSNCIKPDGLLEFTKKLEGHIQQRGGRIQFTHLRLFQNWLDQDAETAQEALRRLKAVCSVVNDSWDSSQAFADYISVM